CTGTCCGGTCTGTGAAGAGGGCGGCAACTGCCACCTGCAAGATATGACGGTTATGACCGGCCATAGCTTCCGTCGCTACCGCTTCACTAAACGTACTCACCGTAACCAGGATCTCGGCCCGTTCATCTCTCACGAAATGAACCGCTGTATCGCCTGCTACCGCTGTGTGCGTTACTACAAAGATTATGCCGATGGCAAAGACCTGGGCGTTTATGGCGCACATGACAACGTCTACTTCGGTCGTCCTGAAGACGGTACGCTTGAGAGCGAATTCTCCGGTAACCTGGTAGAAATCTGCCCGACCGGCGTGTTCACGGACAAAACGCACTCCGAGCGATACAACCGTAAATGGGACATGCAGTTTGCACCAAGCATCTGCCAGCAGTGCAGCATCGGCTGTAACACCAGCCCTGGTGAGCGCTACGGTGAATTGCGTCGTATCGAAAACCGTTACAACGGCACCTTGAACCACTACTTCCTGTGCGACCGTGGCCGCTTTGGTTATGGCTACGTGAACCTGAAAGACAGGCCGCGTCAGCCGATCCAGCGTCGTGGTGACGATCTCATCACCCTGAATGCTGAACAGGCGATGCAAGGTGCGGCAGATATTCTGCGTCAGTCGAAGAAAGTGATCGGTATCGGTTCCCCGCGTGCCAGCGTAGAAAGCAACTTTGCTCTGCGTGAACTGGTGGGGGCAGCCAACTTCTACACCGGTATCGCAACCGGTGAGCAAGCGCGCCTGCAATTGATGCTCAAAGTGCTGCAAGAAAGTGGCGTTCATACTCCGGCGTTGCGTGAAATCGAATCCTACGATGCCGTTCTGGTACTCGGCGAAGACATTACACAAACCGGTGCGCGCGTTGCGCTGGCTGTGCGTCAGGCTGTGAAAGGTAAAGCGCGCGAAATGGCAGCAGCACAGAAAGTGGCTGACTGGCAGATTGCGGCCATCCTGAACATTGGCCAGCACGCTAAACATCCGCTGTTCGTTACTAATATCGACAGCACTCGTCTGGATGACATCGCCGCGTGGACTTATCGTGCGCCGGTTGAAGATCAGGCGCGTTTAGGTTTTGCCATTGCCCATGCGCTGGACAGCAACTCCCCAGCCGTTGAACTGGATCGTGACCTCAAAAACAAAGTCGATGTCATTGTTCAGGCACTGGCGGGTGCCAAAAAACCGCTGATCGTTTCCGGGACTAACGCCGGTAGCGAAGCGGTTATGCAGGCAGCAGCAAACGTTGCTAAAGCGCTGAAAGGCCGTGGAGCTGATGTCGGTATCACGATGGTCGCTCGTGCGGTGAACAGCGTAGGCCTCGGTCTGATTGGCGGCGGTTCGCTTGAAGAAGCGCTGAGTGAGCTGGAAAGCGGTGCAGCCGATGCGGTTGTGGTGCTGGAAAACGATCTGCATCGCCATGCTTCTGCGGCTCGCGTTGACGCGGCACTGAGCAAAGCTCCGCTGGTGATGGTTATTGACCATCAGCGTACAGCGATTATGGACAAAGCCCATCTGGTGCTTTCTACCGCAAGCTTTGCTGAAAGCGACGGAACGGTGATT
The nucleotide sequence above comes from Buttiauxella selenatireducens. Encoded proteins:
- the nuoG gene encoding NADH-quinone oxidoreductase subunit NuoG, giving the protein MATIHVDGKEYEVNGSDNLLQACLSLGLDIPYFCWHPALGSVGACRQCAVKQYQNAEDNRGRLVMSCMTPASDGTFISIDDSEAKEFRESVVEWLMTNHPHDCPVCEEGGNCHLQDMTVMTGHSFRRYRFTKRTHRNQDLGPFISHEMNRCIACYRCVRYYKDYADGKDLGVYGAHDNVYFGRPEDGTLESEFSGNLVEICPTGVFTDKTHSERYNRKWDMQFAPSICQQCSIGCNTSPGERYGELRRIENRYNGTLNHYFLCDRGRFGYGYVNLKDRPRQPIQRRGDDLITLNAEQAMQGAADILRQSKKVIGIGSPRASVESNFALRELVGAANFYTGIATGEQARLQLMLKVLQESGVHTPALREIESYDAVLVLGEDITQTGARVALAVRQAVKGKAREMAAAQKVADWQIAAILNIGQHAKHPLFVTNIDSTRLDDIAAWTYRAPVEDQARLGFAIAHALDSNSPAVELDRDLKNKVDVIVQALAGAKKPLIVSGTNAGSEAVMQAAANVAKALKGRGADVGITMVARAVNSVGLGLIGGGSLEEALSELESGAADAVVVLENDLHRHASAARVDAALSKAPLVMVIDHQRTAIMDKAHLVLSTASFAESDGTVINNEGRAQRFFQVYDPSYYDHSIVMLESWRWLHSLHSTVESREVDWTQLDDVIDACVKALPQLAGIKDAAPDASFRIRGQKLSRSPIRSSGRTAMRANISVHEPRQPQDKDTMFSFSMEGNNSPSANRQQIPFAWAPGWNSPQAWNKFQAEVGGKLRHGDPGVRLIEASETGIDYFDSVPEIFQAEEGKWRIAPYYHLFGSDEMSQRSPIFQSRMAEPYIKLNPADAAKLGVNAGSLISFSYEGQTLSLPLQLSEGLAAGQVGLPMGMPGIAPVLAGARLENLQEAGQ